GTACGCGCTCTCGGCTGCGAACGCGATCGAGGTCCCGGCCACGCTGGCCTTCGGGCGTACCGCGCTGCCGCCGTTGACGAAAAGCAGCGTGCCCCGCCCGAGCTCCCGCATCCCGGGCAGAACGGTGTTCACGCAGGCGAGCGGCCCCTTGACGGAGAAGGCCAGCGGGTCGTCCAAGTCGGCCGCGGTGGTGTCCAGGACCGGCTTCATGAAGTCGCTGCGGGGCACCGGGCTGAACTGGAGGATCTCGACGGGCCCCAGCGCGTCCGCGGCCCCATGCAGGGCTGCGGTGAGGGAGGCGGGGTCCAGGACGTCGGCGGTGAAGCCGCGAGCGTGAATGTTGTCCCTGGCCAGTTCAGCTTCCAGATTGTCCTGGTGCTGGGCGCTGCGCGAGAGGAGGGCGACGCGGTGGCCCGCTTGGCCGAAGCGACGGGCGGCAGCCAGCCCCAGACCGGGGCCGGCACCGACAAGAGCGAAGGTGGTCACGGGAGTTCTCCTCAACGACGTGGGTGGGGGTGGGCCGTATCAAGGCCGGGGGAAGGAGCGGTGTGCGCCGGGGTTCAGCCGGTGGCCGGTTTGGCGGTGTATTCCTCGTCGGTGACGGGGTTCAGCCAGTACACGACGTCGTGGGTGTCATCGCCCTCGTTGATGGCCAGGTGGACCATCAACCGGGTTCGGGGCGGCGCCGTACCAGT
This window of the Streptomyces sp. 840.1 genome carries:
- a CDS encoding SDR family NAD(P)-dependent oxidoreductase, giving the protein MTTFALVGAGPGLGLAAARRFGQAGHRVALLSRSAQHQDNLEAELARDNIHARGFTADVLDPASLTAALHGAADALGPVEILQFSPVPRSDFMKPVLDTTAADLDDPLAFSVKGPLACVNTVLPGMRELGRGTLLFVNGGSAVRPKASVAGTSIAFAAESAYAQMLHTALAPESIHVTQLIVPGAISPDSATSSPEALADLLYGLHTDRDGFRHYAEPMPDPQDGTP